One Osmerus eperlanus chromosome 2, fOsmEpe2.1, whole genome shotgun sequence genomic window, GTGGCTTCTCTGAGAGTGGGCTCTCTAAGCTTGGGTTCCGCAGAGGTTTCTATCTGTTTACGTATGTTCTCCCTAAATGGCCCACCAGGCATGTGTGTAAGTGGATTGTTGATAGGAAGTGTCTTCAGGCTGGCTACTTTATTGGGTATGTTGCCatgtagagaggggggatgcAGCAATGCTTTCCTGTGGGGTGATcacgggtggggggagggggggagtcagACTGCAGGATCACCGATGTCTCCCTTGGTCTTGGGCTCCTGCCACCATTCTGCTACGAAGGCCTCCTCATAGTCTCCTACCCCCTCAAACTCAGCgtcagggggggtggagggacccAGGGACACCTCCTCTGGACTCACCACATCCTGTCAGGGGGAGACCCCCCCACAGATGAACTTACAGTGCTACGAAAAAAAGATTTATTGACGCTTCCCTGATGGTCTTTGTTGCTTGGTTTTTCTGTCACTCCTACTTCCCTGTTTGCTTTGCATCCCATTAAATCTTTTGAGCAGTAAgtcatctttgtctctctcgctaTCTTTGCTTTTCTTGAAACCCTCCcgagtcctcctccccctcctaggTCAGGGCTACgtggttagctgggaggggctggCTAGAGTTAAATGCATGTGGCAGGTCCTCAATGGCCAACACCTCCCAGCTACATACCACACTCACCCGGAGGAAAACAGTccgccctccttctccctgtgtctccatctctccttctcataGTTACTGACACTTTCCATTTCTCCTCCCTAAATCCTCTCAGGCCTTTTACCAGGTTTGTTTTTCACCTGAGTAAACACTGAGAGTGAGTAGACGTGGTTATTTTGGACAGCACCAAAAAGGTTTTTTGGttgtaaaatgtatttacatGACATGACGCTCATTATATCATCATATTATTTATGACAGACCGGTTTAATGGTTCTGTCCAGAAACTCCTCCTGTGTGACACCAGCACCTTACCTCATCATCTGTTTGTAGGTAATTTAGTGCAAACTCCAGCATCTCCCTCTGCTTGGTGGTCTGGTTGTGGTACATCAGAGCTTCCTGGGAAACAAACACAGCATGGCCGGTCTGGGGTGAGTGACATGGCACGAAAGAAAACCAAACAGTGCCTATGTTTACGGCCTGTATTGTTTCCCTTTTGTTTTACTGCCCTTCAGCCTTGTAATGACAATATTATTATTTACTACACAATATAAGGCGACAGTAGCAGCAAAAGCAGTGTGTGTCAGGGAACTGTGGCTTTGTTTAATTGGATGCTTCAAAGCAGCCCGTAGCAAGCGTGAAACGCTTGTAAAAGAAGCGAGGAATTTAAGAATTTGACAAGAATCCATGGGTTTTGAATTGCTACCCTGGTATGGCGTATGTGTTCACACCAAGGCGGTAGTTGTCACGGTCACTCACTGGTCGGGGCAGGAAGTGGTGCTCCTCCAGACCCCACTGCTCTCGGTAGAAGCGGTAGTACACCACGTTCTGCTGCATCACCTGGTCGCTGGCGTCAAACAGCATGTAGCTGGCCGCACACGGGGCAGCGTTCTTCACGTCGTTCACTGaacagggagggatgggggcttAGCTGCAGTATAAAACCGGACATGTCACGCCGTCATGTCATGTCATTGCTATGTCATTTACTAATTGTTATGatcaggtctggactgggactgaaaaacggaCCGGGACTTTGAAGcgcagaccggcccacgaccgtgtattattattatataatttatttttttgcattatgcccCGGCCGTTTGACCGGACGtttcgggaaatctcccgactctcccgatggccagtccagccctggttaTGATGTTGAAACAGGCCTTGGGAAGCGCTGATATGAAACAGTCTGTAGCCTATCTGTCTGAGCTGTTGAGGTAGATCTGTGAGATCTATCTATCCCATGGATGGTGGTCTTACATGCTCCTTACATTTGTAGTAGGCAAACTGGAGGTAGTGGTACATGGTGGCCACAAACTTCTCCACAAAGAAACCCCCGACGTTGGGCATCAAGTTCTCCTCACATTTCACCTTACACCTCAACACCTCAGTGTAGAGGTCtacatggagagggagagagagagaggaaggagacatATTAAACACAGATGATGTTGTTTGTCATTAGCTTTGTCGGTCATGTAAATGAAATGATTGAAAAGCCCATTCACCTGCTAATGTAGGGTAGAAGTCTTTGAACTCGGTGATCTCATATGAGCCCTCACATCCTGCTAGACAGAAGTCATACACTTTGAAGTACTCAGTGGTGGCCTGCTCCATGTTTCTAGCACTGCTGCTGAAGTCCCCAGAGTTGTACAGTTTGACAGCTTTCAGGAAGACGCCCTGGAGGACAGAAtggacagtacagtactgtcacaTGTTGAGGCTAATTGTTACAAATAGTAACACTAAGAGGTCAATTATTAACACAGCTGCAGAACAACAACATTGAAGTTGTCAACAAGAGTCAGATTGTGACACCAAGGTGTTAATACTGGACCTCATATGGACGCTCCTCAAGGTCGATGAGGTATTCATCCACTTCAAAAAGCGTTTTGTAGTAGTTCATGTTCTTGGTTAAGTAAGGGTCCTCTGGGTTCTTCTGGAGGAACGTGTAGGCTGcagacacagccctctccaAATTGTTTAACTGCAAAAGACACAAATATATCTAATTTAAAACAGCTACTGCAATTGTATGAGTCTTGAAGGAAAAGCTCTTGTTATTTGaagtgttcttttctctccTGTTAACTGGTTTATATTTAAAACACCATCCTATGCCTTAACCAAAATGCTTCATTGAAACAAATGGTGCTCCATTTTGGCAGAATTCTTCACCTTACGATATGACCTATAGCCCGGTCCCTGATTAACATCACAGGCTTGTTGTCAAGTCAATGTGAGCAAGGTAACAGTAGGATGTAACTACTCTCATCCAACCAGAAGGTATTGTAAAAAGGCAAGTTTTCTGATTTCGTTATGAAAGACAAAGAATGCCAGTGATAAGGAGTATAACTCTAGGGTGTCCTTGGGTCATCCGTGGTGTATTCTGGAGGTTTCGGTATAGAAGTAAGCGAAGAAACAGATGCACTAAACTGAGCCATGAGATCACCACCCACCTATGGGAATGTCTCACTGTGACAGAGGACAAATCATCTAGTCAGAGCAACCACAAACTTCCAGGACGGACACATGGGGCATGGAGAAAATACAATTCATGTTTGGCACATTGGTACGCTTATGGTGCACTTGGACAACTAAAAATGAGTCATCTCCAGCAAAACATGGCTTTAAAAGCCGAGTTGTAGTCAGATTTGCATGCCTTGTGTTTAATACTGAAGAATGAGCCGATTGTTTGGGCTGGAGGGCTGAAGTGTTTAATAGGGCGCAGGTCGGGTGAGAGACGTGGCATATGTTCAACTGCTGAGTTCGCTACTTTCTCAACAGGAGGGCTAAGTAGAGTAATACTTTGATCTTGTAGCGTAAAGAATCAGCCTGGAGGTATGGACGCAGTGATGGGAACGTGTGGAAAGTGCTAGGATTGGCTACTTCCTCACCGAGAATGCCATTGCACACAAATATGCAGCCTTTCACTCTAAAATTCCATGTCAAGAACTATTAATTATCCTTATCCTAACAACCTCAGGGCTATTCGTTGAGGACTTGTCCATCTTAATGACAGGTATTAGTTACGTTTAACTGCGTAAGCTAATTATTAGTCTAATGAGCTACACATAGAATAAAGGTCAAAAGTAGAAATAATTAGTAGATCACCAACATTAATTTCTGTGGTTTGGAACTTCTCtgctaaaatctaaaatattttctTATCTCGACGCTTTATTTTGATCTCACCTGGTAGTAGGCATATTGTATGTACCGGTATGGTACCCTTTTTTCGAAAGCTTCCAGAACATCTTGCCTTGGGTAGGCTACTGCAAACACTGGAAAGGATGCCTTACACTTTTTTAGACACGATGCCCGGAGTAAGAAATGTCGCATAATTCGGAGGCTGCTGTCGGCGAATAAAGTATCATTTTTCCGACTGACATTAGTACAGTTCTGGCTGCAAAACGCTTCGCTGTCCTTCAGGAGCCGATGGAGGCGCAAACAAAGTTCCAGGTATTTTATGCTCTCTTTCCAACTCTGAGCGGAGTACTGGTCAATGGCATGCCCGTAAGCAGAATCCAGTGGCATAATGTCGTTCTGGGGGAAACTTGTGAAGCTATATTTCTCGTACTGGGCTTCGACCAGAACCGTGGTGATAAAAAATAGGCAGATAAAAAATAGAGACCAGCTCTTCCTTTTTTCATGTAGGAACATGATCTCACTCTTTCATTTGTCGCATCCACATCGAACATCTGTGTAGTTTAAATTAACCTGGCTTTTCTTTACCAGTAGACGGTCATGTCTGTCTGCACGTACATAGCATTGTCCCGGTTCTCAAAGTTTAGGAGGAGGGAACAGAAGTCTGGGTTTAGTCCTACAGGAGTCAGACGCAAGAGGATATGATCCTGGCATTTATTCCCCGGGTCATAATGCCCTTAATTTTCAGACTGAGGGGAAAACGTCAGTTTCCTTGAAGTTTCATATGAATGAAAAGAACTGATTTGAAACACAAATAGATCAGCTCTATTAACATATCAAAACAATCTGAAATTAGTTAAACTATACTATGTCACTAGTTTATGGTCTTAGTACCTTGCCAATAGCTGTTGTGTTGTAGTAGGTTCATGGTTATAAACATTTAGATTTACCAGCATTCCAACATAAACGAGAAAATTACTGACATGTTGAAACCTATTATTTGCCCTCTTTAGGTACGCATATATTGGCCTACTGATGACGTCCTGAGCACTATAGGCTACTCCTCTAATTGCCTAAATCAGGAATAGCCTACTGACATGTTATTTCATATTTAGGGAGTATATCAATACATATAAATATAGCCTGTGACACAAAGTAAATTAGGTAAAAGTAAACGAAATATATGACTTTCCAGAATGACACATTATCTATCATCCTATGAATCTTTTCACTCGTGCTTAAAGCCCTGGGTTCCTGTTTCGGACCCAGTGGCCgtggtttttttttctttacacgTTTACAGAATTCCTTTAAaaaaaggagggggagatgggggccaCACCTCCCCCAACTCCTAAAGGAGCTACGTCCGCTCTGCAGGCTGCACTCTTCTCCGTACATCACTAGCGGAACTATCACGGTAGCTAGTTACCTCTGCTGTCTCATGTTTCAGATTGATTTATAAAACGCTAAACCGTTGACACCCTTTTAGGCTTGATAATGAAATTGACTGTTGTTCTAGTTTTGCTGTCCGCGGTTTATATTAACTGCAGCCCGGGCCCGTTAGATGATGTTGTTATCGATCGATATGACATTCCAAGAGTTTGTCCC contains:
- the p3h4 gene encoding endoplasmic reticulum protein SC65 yields the protein MFLHEKRKSWSLFFICLFFITTVLVEAQYEKYSFTSFPQNDIMPLDSAYGHAIDQYSAQSWKESIKYLELCLRLHRLLKDSEAFCSQNCTNVSRKNDTLFADSSLRIMRHFLLRASCLKKCKASFPVFAVAYPRQDVLEAFEKRVPYRYIQYAYYQLNNLERAVSAAYTFLQKNPEDPYLTKNMNYYKTLFEVDEYLIDLEERPYEGVFLKAVKLYNSGDFSSSARNMEQATTEYFKVYDFCLAGCEGSYEITEFKDFYPTLADLYTEVLRCKVKCEENLMPNVGGFFVEKFVATMYHYLQFAYYKLNDVKNAAPCAASYMLFDASDQVMQQNVVYYRFYREQWGLEEHHFLPRPEALMYHNQTTKQREMLEFALNYLQTDDEDVVSPEEVSLGPSTPPDAEFEGVGDYEEAFVAEWWQEPKTKGDIGDPAV